From the Mycobacterium sp. DL592 genome, the window TGCGAGCTCACAACGAACCCGCCATCGCCGAATTCAGCGGGGAAGCGTTCGAGGAGATGCGCGCCGAGGCGCTGGAGGTGCTCGACACTGATGCGCGGATTCCGTACGTACGCCGGCGCGGCGAGTACCTCTACAACTTCTGGCGCGACGCCGCGCACCCGAAAGGTTTGTGGCGTCGCACCACCCTGGAGAGCTACCTCGCCGAGACTCCGGACTGGGACGTCATCCTCGATGTCGACGACCTGGCCCGCGCCGACGGCGAGAACTGGGTGTGGGCCGGTGCCGATGTCATCGAACCCGACCACAGCCTGGCGCTGATCAGCCTGTCCCGCGGCGGCTCTGATGCTGCCGTGGTACGCGAGTTCGATATGGCGACAAGGGAATTCGTGGCGGGTGGTTTCGAGTTGCCGGAGGCGAAGTCCAACGTCACGTGGGAAGACCACGACACCGTCCTGGTCGGTACGGACTTCGGCCCCGATTCGATGACCGAATCCGGCTACCCGCGAGTGGTCAAGCGGTGGAAGCGCGGGCAGCCGCTGAGCGAGGCTGCGACGGTGTTCACCGGGCCGGTCACCGACGTGATCGTGTCGGCCTCGGTGGACCGGACACCGGGATACGAACGCACCCTGATCTACCGGGCCATCGACTTCTTCAACGACGATGTCTACCAACTCCGTTCAGGTGAACTGGTTCGGATCGACGCGCCGACGGATGCCACCTTGTCGGTGCATCGGCAGTGGCTGCTCATCGAGTTGCGCACCGACTGGCACACCGGACGCGGGTCGTACCGGGCGGGTTCGCTGCTCGCCGCCGACTACGAGCAATTCCTCGACGGCACAGCTGATGTGGCCGTCGTGTTCGAGCCCGACGAACACACCTGCCTGCATCAGTACTCGTGGACTCGGGATCGACTCGTGATGGTGACGCTCGCCGATGTGGCGAGCAACGTCGAGGTGGTGACACCCGGAACCTGGACGCGGGAGCCGGTGACCGGACTCGCGTCGAGTACCAACACGGTCATCGTGGCGGCCGACAGCGACGGTGACGAAATCTTCTTGGATTCCAGCGGATTCGTCACTCCGTCCCGGCTGCTACACGGGGTGGTCGGTGGTGAACTGACCGAGATCAAGCGAGCGCCGTCATTCTTCGACGCAGCGGATCTCGAAGTGTCACAGCACTTTGCGACATCCGACGATGGGACGGCGGTGCCGTACTTCGTGGTCAGCCACAGGCATCGCGAAGCTCCCGGCCCCACCCTGTTGGGCGGGTACGGCGGGTTCGAGGTCTCCCGGACGCCGGGCTATGACGGGGTGCTGGGCCGGTTGTGGTTGTCGCGGGGCGGAACCTACGTGCTGGCCAATATCCGCGGCGGGGGCGAGTACGGGCCGACATGGCACACCCAGGCGATGCGGGAAGGCCGGCACAAGGTGGCCGAGGACTTCGCGGCGGTGGCGCGGGACCTCGTCGACCGCGGGATCACGACCGTCGCGCAACTCGGGGCACAAGGCGGCAGCAACGGCGGACTGCTGATGGGCATCATGCTGACGAAGTACCCGCAGCACTTCGGCGCGCTGGTCTGCCAGGTTCCGCTGCTGGACATGAAGCGCTTCCATCTGCTGCTGGCCGGTGCGTCCTGGGTCGCCGAGTACGGCGACCCGGACGAGCCCGCGGACTGGCAGTTCATCGCCGAGTACTCGCCGTATCAGAACATCAACACCGACAAGCGTTATCCCCCAGTGCTGATCACGACCTCGACGCGCGACGACCGGGTGCATCCCGGGCATGCCCGCAAGATGACCGCCGCGCTGGAAGAGGCCGGCCACGACGTCTGGTACTACGAAAACATCGAGGGCGGGCACGCCGGGGCGGCCGACAATGCGCAGACGGCATTCAAGTCGGCGCTGAGCTACTCGTTCCTGCACCGGATGCTGGACTGAGGGTGAGTTGACCAGCAAACATCGCGTAGTACCCTTTAGCTAACAGCTAACTGCGGAGGGGTACAGCGGTGCAGGTCGACGTCGGTGAGATGCGTTCGGGTGCAAACCGGGCATACAGCGCGGCCTGGCTTGCCATGGAGGGCGCCGATCGGCTGGCGCGCGGCACGGTCGCCGCGGGGATCTTCGGCGACTTCGGCGCAGCCGAGTCATTCTGCGGGGCACTCGACCAAGCGCATACCGCCCACGTGCAGCGTCTACGCGATCACGAGAACCGGCTGGGGGTTCTTGGCGACAAGGCTCACACGACTGCGTCGGCGTTCGTCGATATGGAGGAGCGCAACGCCGAGGCGCTGCGTTCGGTGCTGTGACCGATTACCCGAGCCTCACACATATCAGTGTCGCCGCGCTGATCGGTGAGGCCGGTGGTGATCCATGGATGGTCGACGCGACGGTTCAGAGCGGCGATCCCGGGGCCATTTCCGATTTGGGACGTGCCTTCTTCGACGCCGGTGCCTGCACGGCCGAGACCTACAAGGAGTTCGAGGCGGCGCAAGCGCGCTTTCGTGCGTCCTGGAATCGGGAGAGTGGCGAACACCCGATCAACGACAGTGCAGAAGTTCAGCGGGCGACCACCAGGTTGATGGTCCAGCAGGACCAGCTACCGGCCATCGGGGCTGACTTGGCCGGCATTGCGGCGACTCTGGCTGAGACACAACGGTTCTCCGGTATGGAGGTAGCCAATCTCAACACGCAGCTGGAGTACATCGATGCGCTGATCGGTCAGGCACTGGCCAACGACCAAGACATATCGGCGTTGGAGGACAGCGCGATCACGGCTACCTCCAACGTTCTTCACCAGGTGACCGCGTTGCGCGACGATTACACGGGCAAGCTCGACGCATCGCTGACCGCGTTGCGCGCCGACCACGGATACGACCCGGCACCGATCGAAGACGTGGACGGCGACGGCGAGCTCGGGCCCGAACAGCGCGGCCGGGAAGCCACGGATTGGTACGACGCGAATCGGCGGGCTCAGGACGAGGCATTGGTGAATAGCGGCGGTCCGATGACGCCGGAAAAAGCTGCTGCTGCAGCACGATTGCGGGACCTGGCCACCACCGGGAATCCTGCTGCTGCTCCGGATGCGCGGCGGTTGGCCGGTGAACGTCTTGACGACTTCCGGATGGCCAACTTCGTCGGACCGTTGCCGATGGACCCGGTCGTCGGCGGTGACGCCCGGAGTCGGGCACGATCGAGATTGGACATGCAGCAGCGGCTCGAGCAGGGTACCTACGGCTTGCCGCCGATGACCTCCGATCAGGCGACGCAGGCGCTCGACGAAGGTGAGCAGTTCGGACGTGTCGTCGCGGTGAACCGGGCGATGACGGCGCTGACGAGTCAGGGAATGTCGGAAGACGGGGCGAAGTTAGTGATCGGCGACTTGCTCAAGCGAGCGGGCGATGTCACCGCAATAACTGGACCGGTATCCGAGGGCGTCGAGGCCTATGCCGAGCGGATACCCGGTGGGCGGCACGCCATGCCGGAGGACTTGTTGTCACCATCCGACGCAGCGAAGTGGGCTCATATAGCTGGCAAGGTAGGAAAATTCGGCGACCTGATCGAACTAGGGACTGCGGTGAACGATTTTGCCCACGGCGGCAGTGCAGAAGAGTTTGGCAGCACGCTCGGTGGTGTGGCAGGTGGCTCCGCCGCCGCATGGGGCGCTGCAGCGCTGGCTGGATCGTTCACCGGCCCGTGGACCACCGCGGCCATTGTTGTCGCGGCCAGCGTTCTCGGCGGTGTTGGCGGCGAACAGCTGGGCGGTGGAATCGGATCCGTATTCGACACCGCCTCTGGTACTGGCAGCGGCGGGGGATAGAGGTGGTGAGGGTGCAAGACATCTTCGGGTATCTGACACTGGGCGCGCTCGCCTGCGCCGCGATACTCAGCAGCTTCCCGCTCTGGAAGTCCGCCACATTGTCGCCGGACTCGATCGAACGGCGAGTGTGGTGGACGTGCTGCGTCTTCGCAGTTGGGTGTGTTTTCCTCTCGCAATGGCCCGCCTGGGGGCGCGGACTGTTCGGATCGACCATGTTGGCACTAGCACTGACCGCCGTCGCTGGCCGCTGGACGACTTTCATCAAAATCAACGGTCGGATCTATAGCGCCTCTAGCCGTCCCGATCGGCCGCCAGCGCTTGCCGACCAAGACGACGCCGAATAGCCGAGGATCCGCGCGTCCGTACAGCATCGGCGACGTCAGGACACTAGCTCGACTTCGCCAACCCCACCAGCAGCGTCACGATCACCCCGATAACGACCAAGCCGCCGCCCACGACCAGCGAGATGTTCAGCCACTGATGCATGCTGTTCACCGCGGTGTTCACCATGGCCTCGGCGATCCGCCGAATATTGCCCGACGAGTTGTCCAGCACGGTGTTCAAATGCCGGCGGCCGAATTCTATTGCTGCCCAGCCTAACCCACCGACCAGCAGTGCCGAGACACCCAGACCCACCAGCATCTTGCCGCGGCTGCGGGCGATGAACAGCGTCAACAAAGCGAACACCGCGGCCAGCACGGTCAACCCCACACTCGCCCACGGCCCGTAGGTTGCCACCTGCCGCAAGGCACCCGGTCGCAGTATCGACGGGGCGTTGTCGGTCAACGGAATTGGCACCGACGTCGGGATAGTGATGTTGTAGTCGCTCAGCGTCTCCTTGAATGCGACGTCGGAGAGCATCGGCGCGAAGTCGATCACCCACCGGCCCTGGGAGTCGACGCTGGACTGCACCGAATCGGTGAACAGCCACCGATGTGCAAAGCGGTTCGCCTGCGCAAACTGCCCGGGGAACGCTGAACTCGCGGTGTAGGTGGACGCGACCAGGCTGACAGTGCCGGTGTTGACGCCCGTACCCAGCCGGGCAACCTGCGTCGTCAACTCCCCGGCCATCGCCGCCTTCAGGGCAGGGTCAGCGGCGGCCTTCTGTGCTAGCGCCGCATACCCGTCGCCGTCGACCAGATTCTGCTGCACCCACGCCGCGGGCACAGCGAGTGCCAGCAGGACCGTAGTGACAAGCCACATCAGGAGCGTGGCCACGAACCGCACGCGTCCCCACTTTCCGGGACGCGCTCAGCTCAGTCGGAATGAGACGTGGCGCGGCCCACGATCAACGGATCAGGATTGCCGACCACTTCATGATCCTTGTTGTCGTAGTTGAACTTACTCAGGACATGCCGCATGGCATTGATCCGGGCACGCTTTTTGTCGTTGCTCTTGATGACCGTCCACGGCGCGATCTCGGTGTCCGTCCAGGCGAACATGTCTTCCTTGGCGGCGGTGTAGTCATGCCACTTGTCGAGCGAGGCCAGATCTGTCGGGGACAGTTTCCACTGCCGCACCGGGTCGACCTGCCGGATGGTGAACCGGGTGCGCTGCTCAGCGGAAGTCACCGAGAACCACAGTTTGGTCAGGCTGATGCCGTCGTTGACCAGCATCTGTTCGAACAGCGGCGCCTGCCGGACGAACTCGGCGTGCTGCTTGGGCGTGCAGTAGCCCATCACCCGCTCGACTCCGGCGCGGTTGTACCAGGACCGGTCGAACAGCACGATCTCACCTGCTGCCGGCAGGTGGTTGACGTAGCGCTGGAAGTACCACTGGGTGGTTTCCTTCTCGGTCGGCTTCTCCAGCGCCACCACCCGCGCGCCGCGGGGGTTGAGATGCTCCATGAAGCGCTTGATGGTGCCGCCCTTGCCTGCGGCGTCGCGACCCTCGAAGACGATCACGTGCCGGTGCCCGTGGGCCTGGCTCCACTTCTGCAGCTTCAGCAGTTCGATCTGCAGCAGCCGCTTCTGCTCCTCGTACTCGCTGCGCGACATCCGCTCGTCGTACGGGTAGTTCTCCCGCCAGGTGTCGACGGCGAGGCCGGCGGCGTCGAGCAGCACCGGGTCGTCATCGTCGTCGTCATAAACCTTGAAGCCGTTCAGTTCAAGTGTCACGCGCGCAAATTAGCTTGCGCGTTCAACGTCAAGGTGACGCAGGAGTGAACGACGGGTGGCGCGCCCGACGCACAATCGCCGCGGCAATACACACCACTGAGCTGCCCAGCAAGACCGCCCCGACCGCGTCGGTGAAGTAGTGATACGACACCGCCTGCCCGAGCACACCGAGCACCGCCCACACCGCGGCGCCCACCACCACCCACCAGCGGGCCCCCAGCGCCAGAACCACCATGCCGAGTACGACCACCATCAGCGTCGTATGACCGCTGGGATAGGCCAGCGCACCTTCCTTCTGCCGACCGAACAGATGCTTGAGCGCGCGCGCAATCATCACTGCCGCAACAGGACTCACCATCATCACGAGCGCGAGCATCCACCGTCGGCCCCACAGCGCCACTGCCACCGCACCCAGCAGAACCAGAGCGACGGTACGCAAGTCGGTAAAGAACAGCAGCTTGCCCAGCGCACTACCGTGAGCCTGCTGAAACCAGTCGTCGACCGGAGTGGAGGA encodes:
- the ppk2 gene encoding polyphosphate kinase 2, encoding MTLELNGFKVYDDDDDDPVLLDAAGLAVDTWRENYPYDERMSRSEYEEQKRLLQIELLKLQKWSQAHGHRHVIVFEGRDAAGKGGTIKRFMEHLNPRGARVVALEKPTEKETTQWYFQRYVNHLPAAGEIVLFDRSWYNRAGVERVMGYCTPKQHAEFVRQAPLFEQMLVNDGISLTKLWFSVTSAEQRTRFTIRQVDPVRQWKLSPTDLASLDKWHDYTAAKEDMFAWTDTEIAPWTVIKSNDKKRARINAMRHVLSKFNYDNKDHEVVGNPDPLIVGRATSHSD
- a CDS encoding PA-phosphatase, which translates into the protein MGDSSTPVDDWFQQAHGSALGKLLFFTDLRTVALVLLGAVAVALWGRRWMLALVMMVSPVAAVMIARALKHLFGRQKEGALAYPSGHTTLMVVVLGMVVLALGARWWVVVGAAVWAVLGVLGQAVSYHYFTDAVGAVLLGSSVVCIAAAIVRRARHPSFTPASP
- a CDS encoding DUF2563 family protein; translated protein: MQVDVGEMRSGANRAYSAAWLAMEGADRLARGTVAAGIFGDFGAAESFCGALDQAHTAHVQRLRDHENRLGVLGDKAHTTASAFVDMEERNAEALRSVL
- a CDS encoding prolyl oligopeptidase family protein, with amino-acid sequence MTNAPETTDPYLWLEEVTGDEAMAWVRAHNEPAIAEFSGEAFEEMRAEALEVLDTDARIPYVRRRGEYLYNFWRDAAHPKGLWRRTTLESYLAETPDWDVILDVDDLARADGENWVWAGADVIEPDHSLALISLSRGGSDAAVVREFDMATREFVAGGFELPEAKSNVTWEDHDTVLVGTDFGPDSMTESGYPRVVKRWKRGQPLSEAATVFTGPVTDVIVSASVDRTPGYERTLIYRAIDFFNDDVYQLRSGELVRIDAPTDATLSVHRQWLLIELRTDWHTGRGSYRAGSLLAADYEQFLDGTADVAVVFEPDEHTCLHQYSWTRDRLVMVTLADVASNVEVVTPGTWTREPVTGLASSTNTVIVAADSDGDEIFLDSSGFVTPSRLLHGVVGGELTEIKRAPSFFDAADLEVSQHFATSDDGTAVPYFVVSHRHREAPGPTLLGGYGGFEVSRTPGYDGVLGRLWLSRGGTYVLANIRGGGEYGPTWHTQAMREGRHKVAEDFAAVARDLVDRGITTVAQLGAQGGSNGGLLMGIMLTKYPQHFGALVCQVPLLDMKRFHLLLAGASWVAEYGDPDEPADWQFIAEYSPYQNINTDKRYPPVLITTSTRDDRVHPGHARKMTAALEEAGHDVWYYENIEGGHAGAADNAQTAFKSALSYSFLHRMLD